The DNA window gtagTTAAATCGGTTAAACCTATAGTCAGTAAACCAAAACCATATATACATGATTAGTGAGTGCTTCTTGGCCCGTACTTCAAAAGGTACTTTATTCCCCCTCTCTATTCTATTTTGTACATATCCGAAGTCATCAATCCCttgcatctttttcttttgtgttatttgtgttcatctttGGTGTGCGATTCTAACCCTTCTAAGTTCTTAATTTGCAAATCCTAACCCTTCTAAGTTCTTAATTTGCAACCTAAGTAATCTGTCTATGCCTCTCAGGAAGCATATTTGAATGCTGTAACCGGCAAGATGAGGAGTGAAAATCGCCATGAAAGCGCAAGCAGTCGAGTTCGTCCTGCATTTGTAATCCAGCCTCCGCCACAGATGAGTAATCAGCCACACCAACGGGCAGTGCCTAATCCGCTATATCAACAACCAGCAGTCCTTAATTCACTTCCgcagcaacatactcagcAGTTAAGGCCAAAGCCACATGGACAACTACAGAGACAAAAACTGAATGTCAGACAGACACATCAGCAAATTGGGATGCACAATCAAAGCTTTGTTAGTCCACAGAAAGCACTAAATTCACCATGCGGACCACAGGGTTTAGTGAGTCCAATATTCACACAAAATCCAAATGTGTTGAACTTGCAGCCAAATGAGAATTTGACTACCCAAGTAAAAGAGGTATTTGGTTctgtttataattaaatcttGGTTATGTCTAGGTGTGTAAATACGTAATTTGTTTGTGTATATATCGTTAAAATACCATCACTCGCCGGTCAAGTCCAATAATTATATGAGCCCATTGTATGTTTAtgttaggaaaatgatttagaaatTGTAGGAATAAAGATACATAGATATTTCagaaaaatgatttagaaattttaggaataaagatACATAAATACCCAGttatcatcccaagaaatacAGAGCATAGAGTGTAGTAGAACCTagagtgtcttgtattctcttctcaaTTAGTcctaataaagagtgcgagtctTTTCCACTTAGAATTGTGTTGaacatatatatagatatatatattttgcgATCTGAAAGTCAAGCTGTTGTGTACAGGGTGTGATTGGTGAAGCTTTTTGGGCCTCAAAAGTCTCACATCAACAACGTCCTGCGATAGAGCAGCAAAAGCAACACCAGTCCATGGGAGCTTCAGCAGGTaagtttaagttttttaagAGTTCCTATTCTAAAACAACACCATAGTTCTTaatgttctttcttttgatgGTTCCTCAACTTAAATGACTTGTATCTTTAGAAACATGGAGCTTCAATCTACAATGTTCTGTGCTTATCTTTCATGTTGTTGCACAGTTCCAAATGGAGTTCCAAATTCAGAAGATTGGCGTGATCTTGCATTTGCTgaggtatttttttattatattaattcatGGAAGCTTTCTGGATGTTAGGATGTGAGTTTTGTATGTCAATTTGAACGAAGTGCTAAGCcgctttttttgttcttgcagATGGAGCAGCTCAAGAAGATATGCGTGCCTCTTCTCAAGAAGATGTGTCAACAGTATATGCAGGTACTAAACAGATTTCAAATAAAGACAGATATTAATTGATCTTCATCAGACTGTCATCCTTATTTGATCCACTTTTTGTGCTACCCTCCGTGTATTCTGGTCATATTTCTTGACGGATCTTACTTCTTGTAGGCAGCACAAACAGGGAATATCCAGCACCACCTGGTTGCACTGCAAAAAATGATACGATTTTTGCAATTGCCAAGGGATAGAATCATCTTAACTCACACTAAAGAGGAGTTTTATGGATGTTTGCTAACAATTGTGAAAACTCTGAAATTATTTGAGAATTGTCATATGAATCTTGCTAATAAGCAGCATTCCCTACGTGGGCAGCCCGGCCTCGGTGGATCTCGCATAAACCCAGTTCAGCAAAGTGATAATGTGAAACTCCATTTTCAACCAGTGAACTGGGCTGCAAATGTCTCTCCTGGTAGTTCTTCATCTATAGCGCCACCACGACAAAAAGGTTCAGTAAGGTCAGAAGCAGATTGGGTTCAGGATAATCTGTCGCAGAATAGCCAACATTCAGTAAACATCAAGCCAGAAATTGAACTCCAGTCTCATAACATCAGAAGCTCTAGCGCAACTACCTCTCCGCTCCCAGAACCTGCTAATCTCGGAAGCAATAGGCAATTGTCAACAGCAATGGAGCCTCAAAGTCGCTTACTTAAAGCGGTAAGTCTACGTTGTGTACAAGAATAACatttgttagaaatcacgactcttcacaatggtatgatattgtccactttgagtataagctctcatggctttgctttgggcttacACAacaggcctcgtaccaatggagatgtatttcttacttataaactcattccctaaattagcgaatgtgggactccctcccaacaatcctcaacagcaTTTGCATGATCTAATGGATTAGCATAGGatgatcttttttttcttcttttttcccttaTGCTCTTCCTATTAGCTGATTATGAGATAGTACAAATTTTGCAGGTTGAGTCTGTGTCAAATGAAGCATTGAGAGAGGCAGTATTGGAAATAAGTTCAGTTGTAAATATGAACGACTCTATAACAGAACCATGGTGTCACTCAAAGGCCACTCATTTAAT is part of the Cucurbita pepo subsp. pepo cultivar mu-cu-16 chromosome LG03, ASM280686v2, whole genome shotgun sequence genome and encodes:
- the LOC111791383 gene encoding mediator of RNA polymerase II transcription subunit 15a-like isoform X2, producing the protein MRLDRKLYAMLKEGVSSHYPNGMSSERIANLAIEYEKRFFKNAKTEEAYLNAVTGKMRSENRHESASSRVRPAFVIQPPPQMSNQPHQRAVPNPLYQQPAVLNSLPQQHTQQLRPKPHGQLQRQKLNVRQTHQQIGMHNQSFVSPQKALNSPCGPQGLVSPIFTQNPNVLNLQPNENLTTQVKEGVIGEAFWASKVSHQQRPAIEQQKQHQSMGASAVPNGVPNSEDWRDLAFAEMEQLKKICVPLLKKMCQQYMQAAQTGNIQHHLVALQKMIRFLQLPRDRIILTHTKEEFYGCLLTIVKTLKLFENCHMNLANKQHSLRGQPGLGGSRINPVQQSDNVKLHFQPVNWAANVSPGSSSSIAPPRQKGSVRSEADWVQDNLSQNSQHSVNIKPEIELQSHNIRSSSATTSPLPEPANLGSNRQLSTAMEPQSRLLKAVESVSNEALREAVLEISSVVNMNDSITEPWCHSKATHLMSYDRRGSSNSLKRKINATTLNDMPSPCSDAAQSAPTVISKRTKLKKLSGYALLEEMRNINKQFIETVLELDLDENLNARLANAGTVLRCSYRAVTDSKNSEAHPVKLPVLSVKLLVPLDYPEDYPVFLSKLNTDCGNVDEQFRELSNEATSRLRAFLRTVPECLSLEEYARAWNECARSVVSEYAQRAGGGCFSARYGTWEDSISTN
- the LOC111791383 gene encoding mediator of RNA polymerase II transcription subunit 15a-like isoform X1, encoding MKKKRSLATATDWKAEIKNATRQEAVRSIYAMLKEGVSSHYPNGMSSERIANLAIEYEKRFFKNAKTEEAYLNAVTGKMRSENRHESASSRVRPAFVIQPPPQMSNQPHQRAVPNPLYQQPAVLNSLPQQHTQQLRPKPHGQLQRQKLNVRQTHQQIGMHNQSFVSPQKALNSPCGPQGLVSPIFTQNPNVLNLQPNENLTTQVKEGVIGEAFWASKVSHQQRPAIEQQKQHQSMGASAVPNGVPNSEDWRDLAFAEMEQLKKICVPLLKKMCQQYMQAAQTGNIQHHLVALQKMIRFLQLPRDRIILTHTKEEFYGCLLTIVKTLKLFENCHMNLANKQHSLRGQPGLGGSRINPVQQSDNVKLHFQPVNWAANVSPGSSSSIAPPRQKGSVRSEADWVQDNLSQNSQHSVNIKPEIELQSHNIRSSSATTSPLPEPANLGSNRQLSTAMEPQSRLLKAVESVSNEALREAVLEISSVVNMNDSITEPWCHSKATHLMSYDRRGSSNSLKRKINATTLNDMPSPCSDAAQSAPTVISKRTKLKKLSGYALLEEMRNINKQFIETVLELDLDENLNARLANAGTVLRCSYRAVTDSKNSEAHPVKLPVLSVKLLVPLDYPEDYPVFLSKLNTDCGNVDEQFRELSNEATSRLRAFLRTVPECLSLEEYARAWNECARSVVSEYAQRAGGGCFSARYGTWEDSISTN